The Hyphomicrobiales bacterium genome includes a region encoding these proteins:
- a CDS encoding ABC transporter substrate-binding protein: MTNRLFIAFVWLWLVLASGADAQNGGLAFVYLYRADDAAYQLQRAYTGLLLHQEHRPLDGARLAVRDSRMIASAIALAFDLVEREIAPGTSAVQAIEAAQAENSAKVFLLDLPEEDVIATARHFRDTPGLILFNVRHGDIRLRGEDCSPALFHVVPSDSMLADALAQYLRQRSWQRVLVLASDAARDRAVADAFEAAAKKFRLDIVDRRVFILSNDPREREENNTLLLTGGASYDVVFLADSEGEFGRYVPFATYLPRPVVGSEGLHAAAWHWTLERYGAPQLNQRFDKLAGRRMGNADWAGWAAVRGIVEAVARAKTTDTDRLRRFLVDDAFTFDMYKGVAGNFRPWDRQLRQPILLHTDRAVIAIAPVEGFLHQRNTLDTLGADAPESACPAGP; the protein is encoded by the coding sequence ATGACCAATAGGCTGTTCATCGCCTTTGTCTGGCTTTGGCTGGTGCTTGCCAGCGGCGCCGATGCGCAGAACGGCGGGCTTGCCTTCGTCTATCTCTACCGTGCCGATGATGCCGCTTATCAGCTGCAGCGGGCCTATACCGGCCTGCTCCTGCACCAGGAACACCGTCCGCTTGACGGCGCGAGACTTGCGGTCCGCGACAGCCGCATGATCGCAAGCGCGATTGCGCTTGCCTTCGATCTCGTGGAGCGCGAGATCGCGCCTGGAACCTCCGCCGTTCAGGCCATCGAAGCGGCGCAGGCCGAGAATAGCGCCAAGGTCTTTCTCCTCGACCTGCCGGAAGAAGACGTGATCGCTACGGCCCGACATTTCCGCGACACGCCAGGCCTGATCCTCTTCAACGTGCGGCATGGGGACATCCGGCTGCGCGGCGAGGACTGCTCGCCGGCGCTGTTTCACGTTGTCCCCAGCGACTCCATGCTCGCCGACGCGCTGGCGCAATATCTGAGGCAGCGGAGCTGGCAGCGGGTTCTGGTGCTGGCCAGCGATGCAGCCCGCGACCGCGCCGTCGCCGACGCCTTCGAGGCCGCGGCCAAGAAGTTTCGGCTCGACATCGTCGACCGCCGCGTCTTCATCCTCAGCAACGACCCGCGCGAGCGCGAAGAGAACAACACGCTGCTGCTGACCGGAGGGGCAAGCTACGACGTCGTTTTCCTCGCCGATTCGGAAGGCGAGTTCGGGCGCTACGTTCCCTTCGCAACCTATCTGCCGCGCCCCGTCGTCGGCAGCGAGGGGCTGCACGCGGCGGCCTGGCACTGGACCTTGGAGCGGTACGGCGCACCGCAGCTCAACCAGCGCTTCGACAAGCTCGCCGGAAGGCGCATGGGCAACGCCGACTGGGCGGGATGGGCGGCGGTGCGCGGCATCGTCGAAGCGGTCGCGCGGGCAAAGACGACGGATACTGACCGCCTGCGCCGGTTCCTGGTCGACGATGCCTTCACCTTCGACATGTATAAGGGCGTGGCGGGGAATTTCCGGCCCTGGGACCGTCAGCTGCGCCAGCCCATTCTCCTGCACACCGATCGGGCGGTCATCGCCATAGCGCCTGTGGAGGGCTTTCTGCACCAGCGCAACACGCTGGACACGCTCGGCGCGGACGCCCCGGAATCGGCCTGTCCCGCGGGGCCGTGA
- a CDS encoding Xaa-Pro peptidase family protein has protein sequence MTAGVFDFTEKEYRTRLGRLRERMAAHDLDLCLISTPENIYYLTGLDHWGYFAPHTLIVPADGEMFLVTRRMERVTVANQVRNVAFHGHEDSETAADVVVKLLQDSPHARARTDAAADAVADMIEEQTEGRRRIGLEKWSAGLPYGLAEGLFARLDKSEWIDMSGWLDEARLIKSPLEQSFMRQAAVISDAAMLAAIDAIRDGARERDVAAECHRALIQAGGTFPGFGPFIRSTARLGEEHTSWGDGECQSGDVVFLELSGCFRRYHAPLGRLVFVGPAPAESVAMAQVCREAFAAAVAAFQPGALAKDVYRAWQSVVDAAGLPEYRRHHCGYFVGIGFPPSWMGGNKASGLRDGSDLEIRTGMSVHMMSWLMNTGRGDYFLSNTVLLGPNGPEILTKTPTTVIER, from the coding sequence ATGACCGCCGGCGTTTTCGACTTCACGGAGAAGGAATATCGGACGCGCCTCGGCAGGCTGCGCGAGCGGATGGCGGCGCACGATCTCGACCTCTGTCTGATATCGACGCCGGAGAACATCTATTATCTCACCGGCCTCGACCATTGGGGCTATTTCGCGCCGCATACGCTGATCGTTCCCGCCGACGGCGAAATGTTTCTGGTGACGCGGCGCATGGAGCGGGTCACCGTCGCCAACCAGGTCCGCAACGTCGCCTTTCACGGCCACGAGGACAGCGAGACCGCCGCCGACGTGGTCGTCAAGCTCCTGCAGGACAGCCCGCACGCCCGCGCCCGCACCGATGCGGCGGCCGACGCGGTGGCCGACATGATCGAGGAGCAGACCGAGGGCCGGCGGCGGATCGGCCTGGAGAAATGGTCGGCGGGCCTGCCCTACGGTCTGGCCGAGGGTCTGTTCGCGCGGCTCGACAAATCCGAGTGGATCGACATGTCCGGCTGGCTCGACGAGGCGAGGCTGATCAAAAGCCCGCTCGAGCAGAGCTTCATGCGCCAGGCGGCGGTCATCTCCGACGCGGCCATGCTGGCGGCCATAGACGCCATCCGCGACGGGGCGCGCGAGCGCGACGTTGCGGCGGAGTGCCATCGGGCGCTGATCCAGGCCGGCGGCACGTTTCCGGGCTTCGGGCCGTTCATCCGCTCCACCGCGCGTCTCGGCGAGGAGCACACCAGCTGGGGCGACGGCGAGTGCCAGAGCGGCGATGTCGTCTTCCTCGAGCTGTCGGGCTGCTTCAGGCGCTACCACGCGCCGCTTGGCCGGCTCGTCTTCGTCGGGCCCGCGCCGGCCGAAAGCGTCGCCATGGCCCAGGTCTGCCGCGAGGCCTTCGCCGCCGCGGTCGCCGCGTTTCAGCCGGGCGCGCTCGCCAAGGACGTCTACCGGGCGTGGCAGAGCGTGGTCGACGCCGCCGGCCTGCCGGAATACCGGCGCCACCATTGCGGCTATTTCGTCGGCATCGGCTTTCCGCCGTCGTGGATGGGCGGCAACAAGGCGTCCGGCCTACGCGACGGCAGCGACCTTGAGATCCGCACGGGGATGAGCGTGCACATGATGTCCTGGCTGATGAACACCGGGCGCGGCGATTACTTCCTGTCGAACACGGTGCTGCTCGGCCCCAACGGGCCGGAAATCTTGACCAAGACGCCGACCACCGTGATCGAGCGCTAG
- the ehuA gene encoding ectoine/hydroxyectoine ABC transporter ATP-binding protein EhuA → MAAKKSSEPMVRFDKVTKRYGELVVLDELDLEVARNEKVAVIGPSGSGKTTVLRMLMTLERIDGGVIWVDGEPLTHMRKNGELVPADTRHLRRVRGKIVMVFQHFNLFPHITALKTCMEAPLPVLRLSRKQAQERGAELLEMVGLSDKLDHYPGQLSGGQQQRVAIARALAMRPKIMLFDEVTSALDPELVGEVLNVIRRLGEKHDLTMLMVTHEMGFAKEFADRVCFFYEGKIAEEGTPARIFTNAENERTRQFLSAVLEAR, encoded by the coding sequence ATGGCGGCCAAGAAATCCTCCGAACCCATGGTCCGCTTCGACAAGGTGACCAAGCGCTACGGCGAGCTTGTCGTCCTCGACGAGCTCGATCTCGAGGTCGCCCGCAACGAGAAGGTGGCGGTCATCGGCCCGTCGGGCTCCGGCAAGACCACCGTGCTGCGCATGCTGATGACGCTGGAGCGCATCGACGGCGGCGTCATCTGGGTCGACGGCGAGCCGCTCACCCACATGCGCAAGAACGGCGAGCTGGTGCCCGCCGACACCCGCCACCTGCGGCGGGTGCGCGGCAAGATCGTCATGGTGTTCCAGCACTTCAACCTGTTCCCGCACATCACGGCGCTGAAGACCTGCATGGAAGCGCCGCTGCCGGTTCTGCGTCTCTCCAGGAAGCAGGCGCAAGAGCGCGGCGCCGAACTGTTGGAGATGGTCGGCCTCAGCGACAAGCTCGATCACTATCCGGGCCAGCTCTCCGGCGGCCAGCAGCAGCGCGTCGCCATCGCTCGGGCGCTCGCCATGCGGCCCAAGATCATGCTGTTCGACGAGGTGACCTCGGCGCTCGACCCGGAGCTCGTCGGCGAGGTGCTGAACGTCATCCGACGGCTCGGCGAAAAGCACGACCTGACCATGCTGATGGTCACCCACGAGATGGGCTTCGCCAAGGAGTTCGCGGACCGGGTGTGCTTTTTCTACGAGGGCAAGATCGCCGAGGAGGGGACGCCGGCTCGGATCTTCACCAACGCCGAGAACGAACGCACCCGCCAGTTCCTCAGCGCCGTGCTCGAGGCGCGATGA
- the ehuD gene encoding ectoine/hydroxyectoine ABC transporter permease subunit EhuD, producing MFWDWSYTAEILPILAQASIVTIEATLLGFALAATLGLVLAIMRMSPTVWVSWTAVAVIEFVRSTPLLIQIFFLYFVLPEFGIVLGAMTAGVMALGLHYGCYCSEVYRAGLDNIPKGQWEASIALNLSPVVTFRDIIIPQAIPPVVPALGNYLVALFKETPLLSAIAVLELMQTAKILGSEYFRYIEPITLVGLFFLVFSLISAWLVRRVEAHLNRRGR from the coding sequence ATGTTCTGGGACTGGAGCTATACGGCCGAGATTCTGCCGATCCTCGCCCAGGCATCGATCGTCACCATCGAGGCGACGCTTCTCGGCTTCGCGCTGGCGGCGACCCTGGGCCTTGTGCTGGCGATCATGCGGATGTCGCCGACGGTCTGGGTCTCCTGGACGGCGGTCGCCGTCATCGAGTTCGTCCGCTCCACGCCGCTGCTCATCCAGATCTTCTTCCTCTACTTCGTGCTGCCGGAATTCGGCATCGTGCTCGGCGCCATGACCGCTGGCGTCATGGCGCTCGGGCTGCATTACGGCTGCTACTGCTCGGAAGTCTACAGGGCGGGCCTCGACAACATCCCCAAGGGCCAGTGGGAGGCCTCGATTGCGCTCAATCTGAGCCCCGTCGTCACCTTCCGCGACATCATCATCCCCCAGGCGATCCCGCCGGTGGTGCCGGCTCTCGGCAACTATCTTGTGGCGCTGTTCAAGGAGACCCCGCTTCTGTCCGCGATCGCCGTGCTCGAGCTGATGCAGACGGCGAAGATCCTGGGCTCCGAGTATTTCCGCTACATCGAGCCGATCACGCTCGTCGGCCTGTTCTTCCTGGTGTTCAGCCTGATCTCCGCCTGGCTGGTGCGCCGGGTCGAGGCCCATCTCAACAGACGCGGGAGATAG
- the ehuC gene encoding ectoine/hydroxyectoine ABC transporter permease subunit EhuC encodes MNLRHAVPLVIIAFTAGLAVASFAGFKEFIPGLLEGAVITVEITLGGCALAVAMGLIAALAKMYGPWPLRWLSIAYIETFRGTSALVQLFWLFFVLPHFGVTLEPLTVAVLALGLNVGAYGAEVVRGALQAVPRGQWEATIALNMPRMTALRRIIFPQAFVAMIPPWGNLFIELLKSTALVSLITISDLTFKAQQMNQTTLRTVEIFTIVLVIYFAISLIVTFAMRGVERRAARGLARGRVH; translated from the coding sequence ATGAACCTCCGCCACGCGGTCCCGCTGGTCATCATTGCGTTCACGGCCGGCCTCGCGGTCGCCAGTTTCGCCGGCTTCAAAGAGTTCATACCGGGGCTGCTCGAAGGCGCGGTGATCACGGTCGAGATCACGCTTGGCGGCTGCGCGCTCGCGGTGGCGATGGGGCTCATCGCCGCGCTTGCCAAGATGTACGGGCCCTGGCCGCTGCGCTGGCTGTCCATCGCCTATATCGAGACGTTCCGCGGCACCTCCGCCCTGGTCCAGCTTTTCTGGCTGTTTTTCGTCCTGCCGCATTTCGGCGTCACGCTGGAGCCGCTGACGGTGGCGGTGCTGGCGCTCGGCCTCAATGTGGGCGCCTATGGCGCGGAGGTGGTGCGCGGCGCCCTGCAGGCGGTGCCCAGGGGCCAGTGGGAGGCGACCATCGCGCTCAACATGCCGCGCATGACGGCGCTGCGCCGGATCATCTTCCCGCAGGCCTTCGTCGCCATGATCCCGCCCTGGGGCAATCTATTCATCGAGCTTCTCAAGTCGACCGCGCTGGTGTCGCTGATCACCATCTCCGATCTCACCTTCAAGGCGCAGCAGATGAACCAGACGACGCTGCGCACCGTCGAGATCTTCACCATCGTGCTGGTGATCTATTTCGCCATCTCGCTGATCGTCACCTTTGCCATGCGCGGGGTCGAGCGCAGGGCCGCGCGGGGCCTGGCGCGCGGCAGGGTGCACTGA